From Clarias gariepinus isolate MV-2021 ecotype Netherlands chromosome 2, CGAR_prim_01v2, whole genome shotgun sequence, one genomic window encodes:
- the pkp2 gene encoding plakophilin-2, whose translation MAADESMFVRTVLALNDAFKSEDSSLALPSEDRLARAAQVDADQEERRSRVEQQVQQLTLSRRGKRSTMRGSVSSSQLVCATPFRSAPMKVISSFDPNDASGTSRPMVRLNRPHWASLRFPRVNGGECQLLRYGSSGNSFNWGRAGFTLPAMRAVSSADRLHGNYYLQNSTCSEMLQQARPFISATLQFPIKPAYEDSLDDVFLPDNSHITPLRTEQQMMLWEKRTVQRTPSQHGDAVWVTPNMPVVVKDMRHRQETVRRQPSLVSAYARKMAGLKQQGAKPETLNGKDGGSMTMRMAVNLLTGKNQEMQINGANFIQNQCFSSTDDKKRLATLHGIPKLLKLLESDNGEVQQAAAAALRNVIYENNENKMEVKDQEGVALILSLLKTNREVETRRHLTGLLWNLSSHDMLKEQLGREAVKPLTDNVLVPCSGITEGEDPKLELLADAEVFLNATSCLRNVSSAGPNARKSMRECDSLIDCLIYYIRGTIADHNPDDQALENCVCILHNLTYQFEYEVPETVRPVLQESRQNAGAETPRPGCLAMRNPKQSETDKHSETEYPLLEETCNPIGVEWLWNSITVRMYLSLLAISTRQLTQEASIGAMQNLTAGNSGVSQAIAYSIVQREGGLQQVKKAFQDGEDDVKRGSVCLLKNISRYKELHSDIITQVLPELVAMLHAPDTATVMPAEVTGVCQILNNLSQESVQNAHAVLNNGVLPRIIKISSKERHGSTKAGQAASVLLHTLWRHSELHGIYKKAGYRKTDFINSRTVRAVNSARN comes from the exons ATGGCGGCCGACGAGTCCATGTTCGTCAGGACGGTCCTGGCTCTTAACGACGCGTTTAAATCCGAGGACTCGAGTTTAGCTTTGCCGTCGGAGGACCGGTTAGCGCGCGCTGCTCAAGTTGACGCTGACCAGGAGGAACGTCGGAGTCGCGTGGAGCAGCAAGTGCAGCAGCTCACCCTGTCCAGGAGGGGAAAGCGCTCCACCATGAGGG GTAGTGTGTCTAGCAGCCAGTTAGTATGTGCCACGCCTTTTAGAAGTGCTCCTATGAAG GTAATCTCGTCTTTTGATCCCAATGATGCTTCAGGAACAAGTAGACCTATGGTTAGGTTGAACAGGCCTCATTGGGCGAGTCTACGGTTTCCTCGCGTTAACGGAGGAGAGTGCCAGCTGCTTAGGTACGGCTCATCAGGAAACAGCTTCAACTGGGGTCGTGCGGGTTTTACTCTCCCTGCCATGAGAGCCGTGTCCTCAGCCGACCGTCTCCACGGGAACTACTATTTACAGAACTCCACCTGTTCCGAGATGCTCCAACAGGCTCGGCCGTTCATCTCGGCTACGCTCCAGTTTCCTATCAAGCCCGCTTATGAGGACAGTCTTGATGATGTCTTTCTGCCTGACAATTCACACATCACCCCACTAAGAACAGAGCAGCAGATGATGTTGTGGGAGAAACGCACTGTTCAGAGAACACCTAGTCAGCATGGAGACGCAGTATGGGTGACACCGAACATGCCTGTTGTGGTTAAGGATATGAGGCACAGGCAAGAGACAGTGAGAAGACAACCGTCACTAGTCAGTGCATACGCAAGGAAGATGGCAGGATTGAAACAGCAAGGAGCAAAACCTGAGACTCTAAA TGGAAAGGACGGAGGCTCGATGACCATGAGGATGGCTGTAAATCTCCTGACTGGGAAGAACCAGGAAATGCAAATCAATGGTGCAAACTTCATACAAAACCAGTGCTTCAGCAGCACGGACGATAAGAAAAGA CTGGCCACGCTGCATGGGATCCCAAAGCTTTTAAAGCTCCTGGAATCTGACAACGGTGAGGTGCAGCAAGCCGCAGCAGCTGCCTTAAGAAACGTCATCTACGAGAACAACGAGAACAAGATGGAGGTGAAGGACCAAGAAGGTGTAGCCCTAATTCTGTCCCTGCTCAAGACAAACCGCGAGGTTGAAACCCGGCGACATCTCACAG GGTTGCTATGGAACTTGTCCTCTCATGACATGCTGAAGGAGCAGCTTGGAAGAGAAGCTGTAAAACCCCTCACTGATAACGTGCTTGTGCCCTGCTCGGGTATCACTGAAGGAGAGGATCCCAAACTGGAGCTACTGGCAGATGCTGAGGTCTTCCTTAATGCTACCAGCTgcctgag AAACGTGAGTTCAGCTGGCCCGAACGCACGCAAGTCCATGAGAGAGTGCGATAGCCTCATTGACTGCCTCATTTATTACATCCGGGGAACCATTGCCGATCATAATCCTGACGACCAG GCCCTAGAAAATTGCGTCTGTATCTTGCATAATCTCACTTATCAGTTTGAATACGAGGTGCCTGAAACGGTCAGGCCGGTGTTGCAGGAGTCCAGACAGAATGCAGGTGCAGAGACTCCCAGACCCGGCTGCTTGGCTATGAGAAATCCCAAACAGTCCGAAACAGACAAG cactCTGAGACGGAATACCCGCTGCTGGAGGAGACGTGTAACCCGATCGGCGTGGAGTGGCTGTGGAACAGCATCACCGTCCGCATGTACCTGTCGCTTCTCGCTATCAGCACTCGGCAGCTCACACAGGAGGCGTCCATAGGAGCCATGCAGAACCTGACAGCAGGAAACAGTGGG GTGTCTCAAGCCATAGCCTACTCCATCGTGCAGAGAGAAGGAGGCCTGCAGCAGGTGAAGAAGGCATTCCAGGACGGTGAGGATGATGTGAAAAGAGGCTCAGTGTGTCTGCTCAAGAACATTTCACGCTACAAGGAGCTCCATTCCGACATCA TTACACAGGTATTGCCAGAGCTGGTTGCAATGCTTCACGCTCCAGACACGGCTACAGTAATGCCTGCTGAGGTCACGGGTGTCTGTCAGATTCTCAACAACCTAAGCCAAGAGTCCGTACAGAACGCCCATGCTGTTTTAAACAACGGCGTCCTGCCTAGGATCATCAAGATCAGCAGCAAAGAGAG GCATGGATCTACGAAAGCTGGCCAGGCTGCTAGTGTTCTGCTGCACACTCTGTGGAGACACTCTGAGCTTCATGGTATCTATAAGAAG GCTGGTTATAGGAAGACTGATTTCATCAACAGCAGGACTGTTAGAGCAGTGAATTCAGCTCGTAACTGA